The following are encoded together in the Acidobacteriota bacterium genome:
- a CDS encoding bifunctional 5,10-methylenetetrahydrofolate dehydrogenase/5,10-methenyltetrahydrofolate cyclohydrolase yields MTAQLLDGALVAEQIKQGVTARITELKASTGWQPGLAAVIVGDNLASKTYVGSKVKACQALGLYSEKHELPATTTTGELLALVNDLNRRDEIDGILIQLPLPPQIEARRVLEAVDPAKDVDGFHAVNVGRLVQGEETLTACTPTGVMELLDHYQIPIAGAHAVVIGRSDIVGKPQALLLLHRHATVTICHSRTRNLPDIARQADILIAAIGRTAMVTGDFVREGAVVVDVGMNNVTTAAEIARIFPDDEQEKRLATLAKRGYTLVGDVEPRSVAPKVGWLTPVPGGVGPLTIAMLMKNTLKAALLRRGSK; encoded by the coding sequence ATGACGGCACAATTACTCGACGGCGCGTTGGTCGCCGAACAAATCAAACAGGGTGTTACGGCGCGCATCACTGAACTCAAAGCTTCCACAGGATGGCAGCCCGGACTGGCTGCTGTCATCGTCGGCGACAACCTTGCATCGAAAACATACGTCGGCAGCAAGGTCAAAGCTTGCCAGGCGCTCGGTCTTTATTCCGAAAAGCACGAGTTGCCGGCAACGACCACGACCGGAGAGTTGTTGGCGCTGGTCAACGACCTGAACCGCCGCGATGAGATTGACGGCATCCTGATCCAATTGCCGCTGCCGCCGCAGATTGAAGCGCGGCGCGTGCTGGAAGCGGTTGATCCGGCCAAAGACGTGGATGGTTTTCACGCCGTCAACGTCGGGCGCCTGGTGCAGGGCGAAGAGACGCTGACCGCTTGCACACCGACCGGCGTGATGGAATTGCTCGACCATTACCAAATCCCCATCGCGGGCGCGCACGCCGTCGTCATCGGGCGCAGCGACATCGTCGGCAAACCGCAAGCACTGTTGTTGTTGCACCGCCACGCCACCGTGACGATTTGCCATTCGCGCACCAGGAACCTGCCCGACATCGCGCGGCAGGCTGACATTCTAATTGCCGCCATCGGGCGCACCGCGATGGTCACGGGGGATTTCGTGCGCGAAGGCGCGGTCGTCGTGGATGTCGGCATGAACAACGTCACGACCGCCGCGGAAATCGCACGCATTTTCCCCGACGATGAACAGGAAAAGCGGCTGGCCACGCTGGCCAAACGCGGCTACACGCTAGTCGGCGATGTCGAACCGCGCAGCGTTGCGCCGAAAGTCGGCTGGCTGACGCCCGTGCCTGGCGGCGTCGGCCCGCTGACGATTGCGATGCTCATGAAAAACACGCTCAAGGCGGCCTTGTTGCGGCGGGGAAGCAAGTGA
- a CDS encoding MGMT family protein, with protein sequence MADRIVKNIIKTRPRDEASFRERAYELVLRIPRGRVMTYGLVARVLGAGYDARAIGNIMYATPKDERHIPWHRVINSQGVCSTAGMTTPPDLQQRLLEAEGVVFNDKGCCKLEAHLWTPPEYATETEDSGQASLFE encoded by the coding sequence ATGGCAGACCGAATCGTCAAAAACATCATCAAGACCCGGCCCCGCGACGAAGCCAGCTTCCGCGAGCGCGCCTACGAACTTGTCCTGCGCATTCCGCGCGGGCGAGTGATGACCTATGGATTGGTCGCGCGCGTGCTGGGTGCTGGTTACGACGCGCGCGCCATCGGCAACATTATGTATGCCACGCCGAAAGATGAGCGGCACATCCCCTGGCATCGCGTTATCAATTCGCAAGGCGTTTGTTCGACGGCGGGCATGACTACGCCGCCCGATTTGCAACAACGGCTGTTGGAAGCGGAAGGCGTCGTCTTCAACGACAAAGGCTGCTGTAAGCTGGAAGCTCATCTGTGGACGCCACCCGAATACGCCACAGAAACTGAAGACAGTGGACAAGCAAGCTTATTTGAATAA
- a CDS encoding dephospho-CoA kinase has translation MLKVGLTGGIATGKSYVLGVLHELGCEVSDADTLAHQAIEPGKLAYQDIVSEFGPGVLNADGTLNRAALGGLVFTDAAKRERLNAIVHPRVYAAQAAWLAEVAARNPQAIAVLDAALIIETGSYKSFDKVVVVWCEPLLQLERLMTRNHLPHTQAEARIAAQMPSAEKLKYADFAIDTSLGFEDTRRQTETLYAQLKALAETPEP, from the coding sequence ATGCTGAAGGTCGGTTTGACGGGCGGAATCGCCACCGGCAAATCGTATGTGCTCGGCGTGCTACACGAACTCGGTTGCGAAGTCAGCGATGCGGATACGCTGGCGCATCAGGCCATCGAACCCGGCAAACTCGCCTATCAAGACATCGTCAGCGAATTTGGCCCCGGCGTTTTGAACGCAGACGGCACGCTCAATCGCGCGGCGCTCGGCGGGTTGGTGTTCACCGACGCGGCTAAACGCGAACGCCTCAACGCCATCGTCCACCCGCGCGTTTACGCAGCCCAGGCCGCCTGGCTGGCCGAGGTCGCCGCGCGCAACCCGCAAGCCATTGCTGTGCTTGATGCCGCCCTGATCATCGAGACCGGTTCATACAAAAGCTTCGACAAGGTTGTGGTGGTCTGGTGCGAGCCACTGTTGCAGTTGGAACGGCTGATGACGCGCAACCACCTGCCGCACACGCAGGCCGAAGCGCGCATCGCCGCCCAGATGCCGTCGGCGGAGAAACTCAAATATGCCGACTTCGCCATTGATACTTCGCTTGGGTTTGAAGATACGCGGCGGCAGACCGAAACGCTGTATGCGCAGTTGAAAGCCCTCGCTGAAACACCCGAACCGTAG
- a CDS encoding YbjQ family protein has protein sequence MNRQAPYQVTGPRYSVAHHMVTTGIDLPGFRIVRTLGVVRGITVRSRSIFGTIGAGLQTLVGGNITILTKLCEQTRVEAFEILIQHASELGANGIIAARYDATEIMSGVTEVLAYGTAVIVEPLDQAGYRG, from the coding sequence ATGAACAGGCAGGCGCCCTATCAAGTCACGGGGCCGCGTTATTCGGTAGCACATCACATGGTCACCACCGGGATTGACTTACCGGGCTTTCGCATCGTGCGCACGCTGGGGGTGGTGCGCGGCATTACGGTGCGCTCGCGTTCGATTTTCGGCACCATCGGCGCGGGCTTGCAAACGCTGGTCGGCGGGAACATCACCATCCTGACCAAGCTTTGCGAACAAACGCGCGTCGAGGCGTTCGAAATCCTGATCCAGCACGCCTCCGAACTTGGAGCGAATGGCATAATCGCGGCGCGTTACGATGCGACTGAGATCATGAGCGGCGTGACCGAAGTGCTGGCTTATGGCACGGCGGTGATCGTTGAGCCGCTCGACCAAGCCGGGTATCGGGGATGA
- a CDS encoding cyclase family protein — translation MKLYDVTVAISNELPVYPGDPPVQVTRVMSLEQGDIARVSHLSFSTHSGTHVDPPSHFMRDGQPLDQVPLDVFIGPARVIDVGAVEVIDAAVLRQFELAGATRVLFKTKNSRFWHTTNEFQTSFVYLEDDAAALLVEHGVRLVGIDYLSIEKFNFDQPTTHWTLLGAGVVIVEGLDLTEVPAGDYELLCLPLKIKDGDGGPARVVLRA, via the coding sequence ATGAAGCTTTACGACGTGACGGTCGCCATCTCGAACGAACTGCCCGTCTATCCCGGTGATCCGCCGGTGCAGGTGACTCGTGTGATGTCGCTGGAGCAGGGCGACATCGCCCGCGTTTCGCACCTGAGTTTCAGTACGCACAGCGGCACACACGTTGATCCGCCCTCTCACTTCATGCGCGACGGCCAGCCGCTCGACCAGGTGCCGCTCGATGTTTTCATCGGCCCGGCCCGCGTGATTGATGTCGGCGCAGTGGAGGTGATTGACGCTGCGGTGTTGCGGCAATTCGAGTTGGCTGGTGCGACGCGTGTGCTGTTCAAAACCAAGAACTCCCGTTTTTGGCACACGACGAACGAGTTCCAAACCAGCTTTGTTTATCTCGAAGACGATGCCGCCGCGCTGCTGGTTGAACACGGCGTGCGGCTGGTCGGCATTGATTATCTTTCCATCGAAAAATTCAACTTCGATCAGCCCACCACGCATTGGACGCTGCTGGGCGCAGGCGTCGTGATCGTCGAGGGACTCGATTTGACCGAAGTCCCGGCGGGCGATTACGAATTGCTTTGCCTGCCGTTGAAGATCAAAGACGGCGATGGCGGCCCGGCGCGCGTGGTGTTGCGAGCTTAA